The following coding sequences lie in one Arachis hypogaea cultivar Tifrunner chromosome 9, arahy.Tifrunner.gnm2.J5K5, whole genome shotgun sequence genomic window:
- the LOC112708830 gene encoding uncharacterized protein, producing MEVLARLYIKEIVRLHSVPSTIISDRDPRFTSRWPVRKNKPNFGGYAESWCFGPASELGSKMPISAMLKSYADQKRKHLKFEEGEHVFLKVTPTTGVGRAIKTKKLNPPHLSNLHDVFHVSQLCKYTPDASHILEPESVQVREDLTIPVTPVRIDDTSIKRLRGKDVSLVKVAWSRAGIEEHTWELESDMQKDYPHLFSGN from the exons ATGGAGGTGTTAGCACGACTATACATTAAGGAAATTGTGAGGTTACATAGCGTACCTTCCACCATTATATCCGACAGGGATCCTCGATtcacatcaag ATGGCCAGTTAGAAAGAACAAGCCAAACTTTGGAGGATATGCTGAGAGCTGGTGTTTTGGACCAGCTAGcgagctgggatcg AAAATGCCAATCTCCGCTATGCTG aagagctatgctgatcaAAAGCGGAAGCATTTGAAGTTTGAGGAAGGAGAACACGTCTTTCTGAAAGTTACTCCAACCACCGGAGTGGGAAGAGCCATTAAGACTAAGAAACTAAATCCGccgcatctttcgaacctgcacgacgtgtttcacgtgtcgcagctttgtAAATACACCCCTGATGCAAGTCACATTCTGGAACCAGAATCGGTTCAAGTGAGGGAAGATTTGACAATACCAGTAACTCCGGTTAGGATTGATGACACTAGTATCAAGCGATTACGTGGAAAGGATGTCTCTTTAgtgaaagtagcttggagtcgggcTGGTATTGAAGAGCATACTTGGGAGCTTGAGTCAGATATGCagaaggactacccacaccttTTTTCAGGTAACTGA